ACCCGGTCATATAGCGAGCATTTTACGGGGTGTCACTGAGGCCAAAACCTGGGGCCAGATATCCCCGCTTGATGTTGACCCCAAGGCAAGCTGAATTTATGCTGGCTGCGAATATGGCCGTAGGTTGATTGCTCCTTCAGCGGCCTGACCGGTGTTTGATAATTCTTAAGGTTTCTGCTTGAATCCTTCCGGGCGTAGACCCTGCTGCAAAGATTGAATCCGCTGGAGAAGCTTGTTTATGTCTTATTTAAAAACCTGGGGAAGTGGACTGCTTCTGGGACTGGCTTGTCTTGCTGTTTACGGGCAGACCCTTGATATCCCCTGGTATCTTGATGACCTCCCTGGAATCGTCGAGAACCCACTTGTCAAGAGCGTGTCTGCCAGCCTTGCACAAGTCTTTCAACCCCGTGGTTTGTCAACGCTGAGCTTTTCCCTTAACCACTATTTTGGTCTGTTCGAGCCTGCGGGTTATCACCTTGTCAATGTTCTGTTGCATCTTCTGGTTTCCTGGCTGGTTTTTTTGCTCCTCGCAAGAGTCTGTAATTTCAAGCGCTGGGTTTCACTTTGCGGAGCTTTGTTGTTTCTAGTTCATCCGGTGCAGACCCAGGCCGTAAATTATGTGGTACAGCGGAGCACTCTGCTGGCTGCTTTTTTCGTTCTGTTGAGTATTCTCAGCTTCTTTGCCGCAGAGCAGACCCTGTCGCCGGGGAGCGGAGCAACCAGCAAGCGGCGATACTGGTTTTTGTACCTGCTAGCATTGCTCAGCGGAGCCTGCGCCGTCCTGACCAAGCAGAATACTGCGACCTTGCCACTGCTGCTGTTTCTTCTGGGGTGCTATCGTCAAACGCATTCCTCGCGTTGGCTTGCCCTACGGATTGCGCCATTTTTCGTAGCTCCTGTCATGGTTTTAGTTTACATGGTGCTGCTTCCGGTGTTGTCGGGGGAAGGCCTGGCGCGAGTCGCTTCGACCCATCTGCTGGCTAACCTGGAAGGGACGTCACCGCTGCATTATTTTGCAACCGAGCTCTCGGTCCTGCCACTCTATATCAAGTTAATTCTGTATCCGGTCAATTTGAGGCTCGATTACGCTTATCCGATTGTTACCCAGATTTTCACTGTTAAAAATATATCGTTGTTCGCCGGGCATGCTGCTGTGCTCGGGTCTGCCTTCTGGGCCCAAAAACGTCAGCGTGCATTATCTTTTGCCATTCTCTGGTTTTATGCGGCGCTTCTGGTTGAATCTTCGTTTATCCCACTGGATCCTGTTTTTGAGCATCGTCTCTATCTGCCGATCATCGGGCCGATCGTGCTTTTTTGTGCCCTTCTTGACTGGGGGCGGAGTAGGACAAGATGGATCGTGGCAGGGGCGGGTGCGTTGATACTGGTTTGCGGGGTGTTGAGTTGGAACCGCAATGAACTCTGGCGTCATCCGATTGCGTTTGCTGAACACGATGCCAGCAAGAGCCCCTATTCAGAAGGCCCCTGGGTTGCATTGTCCGGTCAGTATATGAAGGTTGGGCGGTTAGCCGAGGCGCGCAAGGCACTGGAACGTGCGCTTGAAATCAATCCGCAGTATCCCCTTATTTATGTCAATCTGTCCTCCATCAGTCTGCGTCAGGGCAATCCAGTCTCAGCACAAAATGAAGCTCTTGCTGGATTGAGGCATAATCCCGGCAATGAAAAACTGCAGAGGAATCTGGCTATTGCCTTTCTTCAGAGCGGTGAGCTGTCACGTGGCGTCGCCCTGCTTGACGGTCTAGCTCGCCGTCACCCCGAGGATTACAGTCTGCGCGTGTTGATAGGTCAGGCTTATATCGACCAGAAGCAATGGGGGCAGGCTGAAAAATGGTTAAAAAATGCAGTTGACATTGGGACCGACGGTGACCCTCTGCCCTACTATCTGCTGGGGGTTATTTCTTACCAACAGAAAAACTTGAAAGCGGCTGCTGATTATCTGCGGCGCGCCTTGCAGTTAAAGGGGCAGGATGTCGCAATGCTGAAAGGACTGGGGCTGGTCTTGCTGGAATCCGGAGATTTTGCCGGGGCGCGCGAACAGGTGAAACAACTGGAGGGCCTGGACAAAAGAGCGGCAGAGTCATTGCGGACTGTAATCCAATCCGTAAGGACCCCTTCTGTCGGGGCGAAACCTTAATTTCTGAAGCTATTCAAAAAGAAGACATGGGTAATTTAGGTTTCAAGGTGTCGGCGAGGGCCTGGTCACGTTGGGACAGTTCTTTGAGCAGGCCTGAATAATCAATATTTTTCTGCAGTGCTGCGGATATCAGGAGATAGTAAAACAGGGCATGCATGTTTCCGGGCTGCAGTTCACGGGTGATGGTGAAATGCCTTAGGGCTTCAACTTGCCGGTTCTGAAGATAGAGGGCGATCCCCAGATTGTAGTGTGCCTCGGGAGAGCGAGCATTCTTCTTTAAGGCCAGACGCAACAGAGCCTCCGCCTTGGGAAAATCATTGAACCGGCCATAACTGATGGCAAGATTCACCAGCATTTTATCATTGGCTTGCCCCAGCCCTCCTTTATCGATGCTGGCGGCGACCTGGTCGTAATTTTCTTTGGCGTTCTGGAGATCTCCCCGCTTGAACAGGGTGTCGGCTAACATGATCTGTGAACGATAGCTGCCATAGCCGTATGCGACATCATTTGTATAAAGTTGGAGCGGGTCAGCCCACATTGAGTTGCGGTTGTAGGACAGGAGTAAAAAGCCAAGCACCATTGCCAGGGCCGTGGCTGCCGCAAGCTGCGACTTGGTCGGAGATATTTTTGTCAGCAGGTCGACTACCAGAATGGCGAAGCCGAAGAGCGGTACATAGAGTCGGTGTTCGAAGATCGGGTCGAGGGGAATGATTGACGACTCAACCGCAAGAGCCACCGTCATCCACAGCAGGAAAAATAACAGAGTTGGCCATTTTCGGCGGATTGCGACGGCGATGCCGAACAGAGCGATGATGCCCGCCAGCGAGGCGAGAGTTGTCAGGTTAAAGATGGAATGAACCAGAGGGTATGCATAATCCAGGACCTGGTGAACTGGGATGCAGAGTAGTCGCAGGTAAAGCCAGAACACCGACAATTCGGTCGCAAAGTAGTTCAGCGGAGTCGCCGCGACTCCAGAGCGGA
Above is a genomic segment from Geopsychrobacter electrodiphilus DSM 16401 containing:
- a CDS encoding tetratricopeptide repeat protein, which gives rise to MDVFPFHLVNLTIHVLTTLFVFLCLTRVFRASLLWPWVAAGIFALHPLQTQAVTYIVQRSTCLSGLFLFMALYCYIKAVEGKGDNFLAKQHLLPYAGYLISGALAVITKQNAATIPFLFLIFDYFFLRPKNFNFRKNLAYVSPLLIVPILIGASMVLIPMLAGSNWQTIGNFEQLRSGVAATPLNYFATELSVFWLYLRLLCIPVHQVLDYAYPLVHSIFNLTTLASLAGIIALFGIAVAIRRKWPTLLFFLLWMTVALAVESSIIPLDPIFEHRLYVPLFGFAILVVDLLTKISPTKSQLAAATALAMVLGFLLLSYNRNSMWADPLQLYTNDVAYGYGSYRSQIMLADTLFKRGDLQNAKENYDQVAASIDKGGLGQANDKMLVNLAISYGRFNDFPKAEALLRLALKKNARSPEAHYNLGIALYLQNRQVEALRHFTITRELQPGNMHALFYYLLISAALQKNIDYSGLLKELSQRDQALADTLKPKLPMSSF
- a CDS encoding tetratricopeptide repeat protein — encoded protein: MSYLKTWGSGLLLGLACLAVYGQTLDIPWYLDDLPGIVENPLVKSVSASLAQVFQPRGLSTLSFSLNHYFGLFEPAGYHLVNVLLHLLVSWLVFLLLARVCNFKRWVSLCGALLFLVHPVQTQAVNYVVQRSTLLAAFFVLLSILSFFAAEQTLSPGSGATSKRRYWFLYLLALLSGACAVLTKQNTATLPLLLFLLGCYRQTHSSRWLALRIAPFFVAPVMVLVYMVLLPVLSGEGLARVASTHLLANLEGTSPLHYFATELSVLPLYIKLILYPVNLRLDYAYPIVTQIFTVKNISLFAGHAAVLGSAFWAQKRQRALSFAILWFYAALLVESSFIPLDPVFEHRLYLPIIGPIVLFCALLDWGRSRTRWIVAGAGALILVCGVLSWNRNELWRHPIAFAEHDASKSPYSEGPWVALSGQYMKVGRLAEARKALERALEINPQYPLIYVNLSSISLRQGNPVSAQNEALAGLRHNPGNEKLQRNLAIAFLQSGELSRGVALLDGLARRHPEDYSLRVLIGQAYIDQKQWGQAEKWLKNAVDIGTDGDPLPYYLLGVISYQQKNLKAAADYLRRALQLKGQDVAMLKGLGLVLLESGDFAGAREQVKQLEGLDKRAAESLRTVIQSVRTPSVGAKP